In Thioalkalivibrio paradoxus ARh 1, the following are encoded in one genomic region:
- a CDS encoding glycosyltransferase: MNWLADLLQEHDAARIHLCPDAPLAMRASVIEAARRARTGLWLCSGTTPLATVTHGLGDPSLLQRKREIASILPAGERERIEALQRFYGIELALDTAEGYHQLDSEALHQRSAETWLPPPTGAGREGSWPLVSVIIRSMDRRSLGDALDSVACQTYPRIEAVVVNAKGGEHSHPSSKRPDLSVRLINDGGRSLPRAAAANTGLEAAQGRFALFLDDDDLLYPSHLETLYRALNASPGSVAAYSGIRVEHYDPAGQVIQVAELNETFDRRRLLIQNFLPIHAVLFDREQVAAAGCRFDEALGVYEDWDFWLQISALSEFAHMPEVTAVYRNFGGSGLGLEIREVSATQNRDRLRKKWRTAGGELLDAALDYAADENNPWIRTWRQQCQSQQEEQRQRLAAAEQRIQTLQTRPDQIEAIKFKETVRLHQDAAAAARAEITVLENHLRYIRESTSWRITRPLRILRILTRESGKVGRGILQLARDHGGWGALASRATRSFRRYGVRVTLGRALTHLGVAQRFAQADGALGHTQFAAHIEHAPPPPIAPLVLEHAPVDIIVCVHNALEDVQRCLGSVVSHTSPPYRLILVDDGSEAATRDYLSEFAQRHDCLRLRNEAAKGYTLAANMGLRASSAPYVVLLNSDTVVSSEWLPRLLRCADSDPAIAMAGPLSNTASWQSIPRVEEAGDWATNPLPQGWDASDMAQAVAGCGAPVFPRLPFLNGFCLLIKREVIEQFGVFDEENFARGYGEENDYSLRLYEGGWSLAVADDVYVFHAQSRSYSNERRKRLGELAAQALARKHGQALIDRLAMRCRHSRVMAGIRARSTVCPDRIRLRREGRERFAGKRVLFLLPAADAGGGANIIVSEAQRMLDMGVDAAIANLAANRQDFERAYQGLRLPVHYFRRPEELETLAHGFDAVVASIYYTVAWLRPLSGRGPVLGYYVQDFEPHWFSAGSREHREAMDSYTLLPGLRPFCKTEWNRSEVQQHTGAECRVLGPSVEVDLFRPRHERVDGRIVIAGMVRPYSSYRSPAMTMRILNQIKSAHPDEVEIVTFGVDEFDPSFQNLRPTAPTQHLGRLGSPELATVFDQVDIFVDFSTYQAMGLTAMEAMACGAAVIVPAAGGTTDFARHEHNALVVDTRDEAQCQSALERLVRDATLRQRLGQQALTDIQQFHPEGAALRMLSALFD; encoded by the coding sequence TTGAACTGGCTCGCAGACCTCCTGCAGGAGCACGACGCCGCGCGCATCCACCTGTGCCCGGACGCCCCACTGGCCATGCGCGCCTCGGTGATCGAGGCCGCGCGCAGGGCGCGAACCGGCCTATGGCTCTGTTCTGGGACCACACCCCTGGCGACTGTCACGCATGGTCTCGGCGATCCGTCGCTGCTGCAGCGCAAGCGGGAAATCGCCTCCATCCTGCCTGCAGGCGAGCGAGAAAGGATCGAGGCCCTGCAACGCTTTTATGGAATCGAGCTCGCCCTGGACACCGCGGAGGGCTACCATCAACTGGACAGCGAGGCCCTGCACCAGCGTTCCGCGGAAACGTGGCTACCACCTCCAACCGGTGCGGGTCGCGAAGGATCCTGGCCGCTGGTCAGCGTGATCATCCGGAGCATGGACCGCCGGTCGCTCGGGGATGCACTCGACTCGGTCGCATGCCAGACCTACCCCCGGATAGAAGCGGTGGTGGTGAACGCGAAAGGGGGCGAGCATTCCCACCCCAGTTCGAAGCGCCCGGACCTCTCGGTCCGCCTGATCAACGATGGTGGCCGTTCGCTGCCCCGTGCCGCGGCCGCCAACACCGGCCTGGAAGCGGCCCAGGGCCGGTTTGCGCTGTTCCTGGACGACGATGACCTGCTCTACCCTTCCCATCTCGAAACGCTGTACCGGGCATTGAACGCGTCGCCGGGAAGTGTCGCAGCCTACTCGGGCATTCGGGTCGAACACTATGACCCGGCCGGCCAGGTAATCCAGGTAGCGGAGCTGAACGAAACCTTCGACCGGCGTCGCCTGCTGATTCAGAACTTTCTGCCGATCCATGCCGTGCTGTTCGACCGCGAGCAGGTTGCCGCTGCCGGTTGCCGGTTCGATGAAGCCCTCGGCGTATACGAGGACTGGGACTTCTGGCTGCAGATCAGCGCTCTCTCCGAATTCGCACATATGCCCGAAGTCACTGCGGTTTACCGAAACTTTGGTGGTTCGGGCCTCGGGCTGGAAATCCGGGAAGTCTCGGCGACCCAAAACCGCGACCGGCTGCGCAAGAAATGGCGAACGGCAGGCGGCGAACTCCTGGACGCGGCGCTGGATTATGCGGCCGATGAGAACAACCCGTGGATCCGAACCTGGCGCCAGCAGTGCCAATCGCAGCAAGAGGAGCAACGCCAGCGCCTTGCCGCAGCCGAGCAACGCATTCAGACGTTGCAGACCCGCCCGGACCAGATCGAGGCAATCAAATTCAAGGAAACCGTCAGGCTACATCAGGATGCGGCGGCCGCCGCGCGGGCAGAGATCACCGTACTCGAGAACCACCTGCGGTACATCCGCGAGAGCACCTCGTGGCGCATCACGCGCCCGTTGCGAATCCTGCGCATCTTGACCCGCGAATCGGGCAAGGTCGGCCGCGGCATCCTGCAACTCGCGCGCGACCATGGCGGCTGGGGAGCGCTCGCGTCCCGCGCGACCCGTTCCTTCCGGCGGTACGGCGTGCGGGTGACCCTGGGACGGGCACTGACGCATCTGGGTGTCGCCCAGCGCTTTGCCCAAGCCGACGGTGCGCTTGGCCACACCCAGTTCGCGGCACACATCGAACATGCACCTCCTCCGCCGATCGCCCCGCTGGTGCTGGAGCATGCACCGGTGGACATCATCGTATGCGTGCACAATGCGCTCGAGGACGTGCAGCGCTGCCTGGGGTCGGTTGTCAGCCATACGTCCCCACCATACCGTCTGATCCTCGTCGACGACGGCAGCGAAGCAGCGACACGCGACTATTTGTCCGAGTTCGCGCAGCGGCACGATTGCCTACGGCTGCGCAACGAGGCGGCGAAGGGCTACACGCTCGCCGCGAACATGGGGCTGCGCGCAAGCTCCGCGCCCTACGTGGTGCTGCTGAACAGCGATACCGTGGTTTCAAGCGAATGGCTGCCCCGCCTGCTGCGCTGCGCCGACAGCGATCCCGCGATCGCGATGGCCGGCCCTCTCAGCAACACCGCCTCCTGGCAGTCGATCCCGCGCGTGGAAGAAGCGGGCGACTGGGCCACGAACCCGCTGCCGCAAGGCTGGGATGCGTCGGACATGGCGCAGGCAGTGGCTGGGTGCGGAGCGCCGGTATTTCCCCGCCTCCCGTTCCTGAACGGATTCTGCCTGCTGATCAAGCGCGAGGTGATCGAGCAATTCGGAGTCTTCGACGAGGAGAACTTCGCCCGCGGATACGGAGAGGAAAACGACTACAGCCTGCGCCTGTACGAGGGGGGGTGGTCGCTCGCGGTTGCCGACGACGTGTACGTTTTCCATGCCCAGTCGCGGAGTTATTCCAACGAGCGGCGCAAGCGCCTCGGTGAACTGGCGGCCCAGGCACTGGCGCGCAAGCACGGCCAGGCGTTGATCGACCGGTTGGCGATGCGCTGCCGGCACAGCCGCGTAATGGCAGGCATCCGGGCCCGCAGCACGGTCTGCCCCGACCGGATTCGCCTGCGCCGGGAAGGCCGCGAGCGATTCGCTGGCAAGCGCGTCCTGTTCCTGCTGCCCGCCGCCGATGCCGGCGGCGGCGCGAACATCATCGTCAGCGAGGCACAGCGGATGCTGGACATGGGGGTGGATGCCGCAATCGCGAATCTCGCCGCCAACCGTCAGGACTTCGAACGCGCATACCAGGGGCTCCGGCTGCCGGTGCACTACTTTCGGAGACCCGAGGAACTCGAAACTCTCGCGCATGGCTTCGACGCAGTGGTGGCCTCCATCTATTACACCGTTGCGTGGCTGCGCCCCCTGTCCGGCCGCGGCCCCGTGCTCGGCTATTACGTGCAGGACTTCGAACCGCACTGGTTCTCCGCTGGATCGCGTGAGCATCGCGAGGCGATGGATTCGTACACCCTGCTGCCCGGGCTGCGCCCGTTCTGCAAGACCGAATGGAACCGCAGCGAAGTGCAGCAGCACACTGGCGCCGAGTGTCGCGTTCTGGGCCCCAGCGTCGAGGTGGATCTTTTCCGGCCACGTCACGAACGCGTGGACGGGCGCATCGTGATCGCGGGGATGGTGCGCCCCTATTCCAGTTACCGGTCACCGGCAATGACGATGCGCATCCTCAACCAGATCAAGTCCGCACACCCCGACGAGGTCGAGATCGTGACCTTCGGGGTCGACGAGTTCGATCCTTCGTTCCAGAATCTGCGCCCAACGGCCCCCACTCAGCACCTGGGACGACTCGGCTCGCCGGAGCTGGCAACGGTATTCGACCAGGTCGACATCTTCGTCGACTTCTCCACCTACCAGGCGATGGGCCTCACGGCGATGGAGGCGATGGCCTGCGGCGCAGCCGTGATCGTTCCGGCCGCCGGCGGCACCACCGATTTTGCGCGGCACGAACACAACGCCCTGGTCGTCGACACCCGCGACGAAGCCCAGTGCCAGTCGGCGCTGGAGCGACTCGTCCGCGATGCCACGCTCCGCCAGCGGCTCGGACAACAGGCCCTGACCGACATCCAGCAATTTCACCCGGAAGGCGCGGCACTGCGAATGCTTTCGGCACTGTTCGATTGA
- a CDS encoding class I SAM-dependent methyltransferase: MQSSAPVQGGELLRLQGEELLRQRLRDYLVGIGQPEPDRNVDELFNLRGGFVSRFDFFAQRIDDAARDAILISGCAVGSEAIVAREYGFRSVAGTEVEPIYIDIARERLRGNAGFRFDLYDGERLPYPDDAFSMVLSGHIIEHTRSPADYLREHFRILRPGGFFFLEFPTRYHWKELHTNLPSVEYLPRGFRAWMLRFLSSRASPLPERMRHGYRVILETGLQPVSTRWVRSCLRSMGDRPPVVVHRYYPAPGVVRMLIRKPPA; the protein is encoded by the coding sequence ATGCAGTCATCGGCACCGGTTCAGGGGGGGGAACTCCTGCGGCTTCAGGGGGAGGAACTCCTGCGGCAGCGACTCCGCGATTACCTTGTCGGCATCGGCCAGCCGGAACCGGACCGCAACGTCGACGAGCTTTTCAACCTGCGTGGCGGGTTTGTCAGCCGGTTCGACTTTTTCGCGCAGCGCATTGATGATGCCGCTCGGGACGCGATCCTGATCTCCGGCTGCGCCGTGGGATCCGAAGCCATCGTGGCCCGCGAATACGGTTTCCGGAGCGTTGCCGGGACCGAGGTCGAACCCATCTACATCGACATTGCGCGCGAGCGCCTGCGGGGGAATGCCGGTTTCCGCTTCGACCTCTACGACGGCGAACGCCTTCCCTACCCGGACGATGCGTTCTCCATGGTTCTCTCGGGGCACATCATCGAGCACACCCGTTCACCCGCTGACTATCTTCGCGAGCATTTCAGAATCCTGAGGCCTGGCGGGTTCTTCTTCCTGGAGTTCCCGACCCGTTATCACTGGAAGGAACTGCACACCAACCTGCCGTCGGTTGAATATCTTCCGAGAGGCTTCAGGGCCTGGATGCTGCGCTTCTTGTCGTCGCGCGCGTCACCGTTGCCGGAACGGATGCGGCACGGCTACCGGGTCATTCTGGAGACCGGGCTGCAGCCGGTGAGTACCCGTTGGGTCCGTTCCTGTCTGCGGAGCATGGGCGACCGCCCCCCAGTCGTCGTCCACCGATACTACCCTGCTCCCGGCGTTGTGCGAATGCTGATCCGCAAGCCTCCGGCTTGA
- a CDS encoding fused MFS/spermidine synthase: protein MRTIPAHLLPVLMLGTVSQLAQVVLLRELLMVFHGNELSIGIILAAWMAWVAIGSGLGAAIAERTDRVLSVLLLNAAALLPLLAITVLLIRGLRGFFDVLPGAYLSLPDIVVSSLLVVAPACLLIGMQFVLLAKLWRRNTASADTTGAGKTYVGEAAGNILGGIAFTFLLVHTLDSFQTVMLAGILTGAAVLWASRRTATTDAAANARLRATVMGLLIAAGIATFLLPHLDRWAYDLQWRHLAPDHELIETHQSRYGNIAIARRDDQYSFFRSGHLMFSTAGPETTAAHFEEQEAAVFAHFAMVQHPQPEQVLLIGGGLRGTLAEIVRHPGVRVDYVELDAILTRAARPYVSDATRAALHDPRVRLIHADGRVYLKETPERYDLVLVDVPDPATAVLNRYYTQEFFAQVQRRLNPGGILVIGAVSTPGLRGPAVANRNATLQHTLARVYPQVLPVGDRFLIFLASGPDGRISADPNELQQRYRERGVRSPGFSEPHFHLLLEESKLRRINWILRHHGRSPDAHLVPPAAAPFLAPPVSEQQQAEPALPPVSDRHFVNSDFRPIGYFYTLMFWGEQTRTGHAETLERLLQIESWWILPPIAAVFVLALLLRVFGRRGNRRPDRQFAVGFAVFTTGLSTMTLQIALLFSFQSIYGFIYEMVGLIIAIFMAGLALGTALTQRYVKHKASTGTLAAVQLTIAVFATLIAVVLPHAAGVESASAVFLLFSGLTFVSGLLNGLDFPLATESFRALNRRAERSAGMVYGIELAGACLGAALASAVVAPILGIVACCLLAAIVNTTAFAVLTVSRSRNER from the coding sequence ATGCGAACCATACCCGCACATCTGCTCCCGGTGCTGATGCTCGGGACGGTGTCGCAACTCGCGCAGGTCGTGCTGCTGCGCGAGTTGCTGATGGTGTTTCACGGCAACGAGCTTTCGATCGGAATCATTCTCGCCGCCTGGATGGCCTGGGTGGCCATCGGCAGCGGCCTGGGCGCAGCGATCGCCGAGCGCACCGACCGAGTGCTGTCGGTGCTGCTGCTGAACGCGGCCGCCCTGCTGCCGCTGCTCGCGATCACGGTGCTGCTGATCCGCGGGCTGCGCGGCTTTTTCGACGTGCTGCCCGGGGCCTATCTCTCGCTGCCCGATATCGTGGTGTCGTCGCTGCTGGTGGTGGCGCCGGCCTGTCTGCTGATCGGCATGCAGTTCGTGCTGCTCGCGAAGCTCTGGCGGCGCAACACCGCGAGCGCGGACACCACGGGCGCAGGCAAGACCTATGTCGGCGAGGCCGCCGGCAACATCCTGGGCGGCATCGCGTTCACCTTCCTGCTGGTGCACACGCTGGATTCGTTCCAGACGGTGATGCTGGCCGGGATCCTGACCGGCGCCGCGGTGCTTTGGGCCAGCCGTCGCACCGCGACAACGGACGCCGCGGCAAACGCGAGGCTGCGTGCCACGGTGATGGGGCTGCTGATCGCTGCCGGAATCGCGACGTTCTTGCTGCCGCATCTGGATCGCTGGGCCTACGACCTGCAGTGGCGCCATCTGGCCCCGGACCATGAGCTGATCGAGACGCACCAGTCCCGCTACGGCAACATCGCGATTGCTCGCCGGGATGACCAGTACAGCTTTTTCCGCAGCGGCCATCTGATGTTCTCGACCGCCGGCCCGGAGACGACGGCCGCGCATTTCGAGGAACAGGAAGCGGCGGTGTTCGCGCATTTTGCGATGGTCCAGCATCCGCAACCGGAACAGGTATTGCTGATCGGGGGCGGCTTGCGCGGCACGCTGGCCGAGATCGTCCGCCACCCGGGCGTGCGGGTCGACTACGTCGAACTCGACGCAATCCTGACCCGTGCCGCACGCCCCTACGTATCCGACGCCACGCGAGCGGCCCTGCACGATCCCCGGGTGCGACTGATACACGCCGATGGCCGGGTCTATCTGAAGGAGACTCCAGAGCGCTACGATCTGGTGCTGGTCGACGTGCCCGATCCGGCCACGGCCGTGCTGAACCGGTATTACACACAGGAGTTCTTCGCCCAGGTGCAGCGCCGGCTGAACCCTGGCGGGATCCTGGTCATCGGCGCGGTCTCCACTCCCGGCTTGCGCGGCCCCGCGGTCGCCAATCGCAACGCCACGCTCCAGCACACGCTGGCGCGCGTGTACCCGCAGGTTCTGCCGGTGGGCGACCGCTTCCTGATTTTCCTGGCATCCGGACCCGACGGCCGGATCTCCGCGGATCCGAACGAACTGCAGCAGCGCTACCGGGAACGCGGCGTACGATCCCCAGGCTTCTCCGAGCCGCATTTCCACCTGCTGCTGGAGGAATCCAAGCTGCGGCGGATCAACTGGATCCTGCGCCATCACGGCCGCAGTCCCGACGCCCACCTCGTGCCACCGGCGGCTGCGCCGTTCCTCGCGCCTCCAGTCAGCGAGCAGCAACAGGCCGAACCGGCCCTGCCGCCCGTCAGCGACCGTCATTTCGTCAACTCGGACTTCCGCCCGATCGGGTATTTCTACACGCTGATGTTCTGGGGCGAGCAGACCCGCACCGGGCACGCCGAAACCCTGGAACGGCTGCTGCAGATCGAATCCTGGTGGATCCTGCCGCCGATCGCGGCGGTGTTCGTCCTGGCCTTGCTGCTCCGGGTGTTCGGAAGGCGCGGCAACCGACGTCCGGACCGGCAGTTCGCGGTGGGCTTCGCGGTGTTCACGACCGGTCTATCGACGATGACCCTGCAGATCGCGCTGCTGTTCTCCTTTCAGAGTATCTACGGCTTCATCTACGAGATGGTCGGCCTGATCATCGCGATCTTCATGGCCGGCCTTGCGCTGGGCACGGCGTTGACCCAACGCTACGTGAAACACAAGGCGAGTACCGGAACGCTGGCCGCGGTGCAGCTCACCATCGCGGTCTTCGCCACCCTGATCGCGGTCGTGCTGCCACACGCGGCAGGGGTCGAATCGGCCAGCGCCGTGTTCCTGCTGTTCTCGGGCCTGACTTTCGTGTCGGGCCTGCTCAACGGCCTGGATTTTCCGCTCGCGACCGAATCGTTCCGCGCGCTGAACCGCCGTGCCGAGCGTTCCGCCGGCATGGTCTACGGCATCGAGCTTGCCGGCGCCTGCCTGGGCGCCGCCTTGGCAAGCGCCGTCGTGGCGCCTATTCTCGGAATAGTGGCCTGTTGCCTGTTGGCGGCAATCGTCAACACGACGGCATTCGCGGTACTGACGGTGTCCAGGAGCCGTAATGAACGCTGA
- the amrS gene encoding AmmeMemoRadiSam system radical SAM enzyme, translating into MNAEQPTGPGLARRQTLKAGVGGLCALCLARVGIGLAPAGAQPAGTGRGLVRPRPGSWFREEANGRVHCQLCPWACVLEPGQTARCRVRSNRGGRGYTLAYANPVLVQEDPVERLPFFHIRPGSRTLSISTAGCNLDCKFCEVWDMALVDPDAVHAYDMPPETVLEQARAAGLGSISYAFGEPVVFYEYMRDTMALARRQGLLNLLHTAAFIEPEPLRELCRHLDAANVDLKGFDPRFYRDVCGGELEPVLRSLELLRTAGVHLEITHLLIPTLNDDPATLRRMCIWIRDELGPDVPLHFARFYPLYRLANLPQTPVSTLDRAREIALEVGLRYVYIARVTGHAGENTYCPACGQLAIRRIGFVIGEIHLAEGRCSHCGEPIPGRWT; encoded by the coding sequence ATGAACGCTGAGCAGCCCACTGGACCGGGACTGGCCCGGCGGCAGACACTGAAAGCCGGGGTCGGGGGGCTGTGCGCGCTATGCCTTGCCCGCGTCGGGATCGGCTTGGCGCCGGCCGGGGCGCAGCCAGCGGGGACCGGCCGCGGCCTGGTCCGGCCACGGCCCGGCAGCTGGTTCCGCGAGGAAGCGAACGGGCGCGTGCATTGCCAGCTGTGCCCCTGGGCCTGCGTGCTGGAACCCGGACAGACCGCACGCTGCCGCGTACGCAGCAATCGTGGCGGCCGGGGGTATACGCTGGCTTATGCCAACCCGGTGCTGGTTCAGGAGGACCCGGTCGAGCGGCTGCCATTCTTTCACATCCGCCCCGGCAGCCGCACGCTGTCGATTTCGACCGCGGGATGCAATCTCGACTGCAAGTTCTGTGAAGTCTGGGATATGGCGCTGGTCGACCCCGACGCGGTACATGCCTACGACATGCCGCCGGAAACGGTGCTGGAACAGGCGCGCGCGGCGGGTCTGGGCTCGATCAGCTATGCGTTCGGCGAACCCGTGGTGTTCTACGAATACATGCGCGACACCATGGCCTTGGCCAGGCGCCAGGGGCTGCTGAACCTGCTGCACACCGCCGCGTTCATCGAGCCTGAGCCGCTCCGGGAACTCTGCCGCCACCTCGATGCGGCCAACGTCGACCTGAAGGGTTTCGACCCGCGTTTCTACCGCGATGTCTGCGGCGGCGAACTCGAACCGGTGCTCCGATCACTGGAGCTGCTGCGCACGGCCGGAGTGCATCTGGAGATCACCCATCTGCTGATCCCGACGCTGAACGACGACCCCGCCACGTTGCGGCGGATGTGCATCTGGATTCGGGATGAGCTGGGCCCTGACGTGCCGCTGCATTTCGCCCGGTTCTACCCGTTGTACCGGTTGGCCAACCTGCCGCAGACGCCGGTCTCCACGCTCGACCGCGCCCGGGAGATCGCGCTGGAGGTCGGGCTGCGCTACGTCTATATCGCGCGCGTGACCGGCCACGCAGGCGAGAACACCTACTGCCCGGCCTGCGGGCAGCTCGCGATCCGGCGCATCGGCTTCGTGATCGGCGAGATCCATCTCGCCGAAGGCCGCTGCAGCCACTGCGGGGAACCGATTCCCGGGCGCTGGACCTGA
- a CDS encoding radical SAM protein has protein sequence MPVTRRTFLKRMAVAGGAGILAACSRDTPAGYPPESWEPGYLRLEADGQLADRVERAYRKFERCELCPRRCRVNRRAGETGFCNATDQVKIYSHHPHFGEELPLVGRRGSGTIFFSNCNLRCVFCQNWPIAHVGLGQPVSDENLAEMMLDLQARGCHNINVVTPTHVMPNIVAAVRIAALQGLRLPICYNTGGYERMENIALLDGIVDIYLPDLKFMDGAESARYATAGARDYPEHAQSAILEMQRQVGRLVTDDNGIALRGLMLRHLVMPNRVAGSKAFVDWVAANLPADTYVNIMAQYRVEHRAFEYEAIARAITSEEFLEAMDWAEQAGLTNLDERSLAQAALHRRRRI, from the coding sequence ATGCCCGTCACACGCCGAACCTTTCTGAAGCGGATGGCCGTCGCCGGAGGCGCGGGCATTCTGGCTGCGTGTTCGCGCGACACCCCCGCCGGGTATCCGCCGGAATCCTGGGAGCCCGGGTACCTGCGCCTCGAGGCCGACGGTCAGCTGGCCGATCGCGTCGAGCGGGCCTACCGCAAGTTCGAGCGCTGCGAGCTGTGCCCGCGCCGTTGCCGGGTGAACCGCAGGGCCGGCGAGACCGGCTTCTGCAACGCGACCGATCAGGTCAAGATCTACAGCCACCATCCGCATTTCGGCGAGGAACTGCCGCTGGTCGGGCGCCGTGGCTCGGGAACGATCTTCTTCTCGAACTGCAACCTGCGCTGCGTGTTCTGCCAGAACTGGCCGATCGCGCACGTCGGGCTTGGCCAGCCGGTTTCCGACGAGAACCTGGCGGAGATGATGCTCGATCTCCAGGCGCGCGGTTGCCACAACATCAATGTCGTGACCCCGACCCATGTGATGCCGAACATCGTGGCCGCAGTGCGTATCGCAGCTCTCCAGGGGCTGCGTCTGCCGATCTGCTATAACACCGGCGGATACGAACGCATGGAGAACATCGCGCTTCTCGACGGCATCGTGGACATCTACCTGCCGGATCTGAAGTTCATGGATGGAGCCGAGTCGGCCCGCTACGCGACGGCCGGCGCGCGCGATTACCCCGAACACGCGCAGAGTGCAATCCTGGAAATGCAGCGGCAGGTTGGCCGGCTGGTGACCGACGACAACGGCATCGCGTTGCGGGGGCTGATGCTGCGGCACCTGGTGATGCCGAATCGGGTCGCGGGTTCGAAGGCCTTCGTCGACTGGGTGGCGGCGAACCTGCCCGCCGATACCTATGTGAACATCATGGCGCAGTATCGCGTTGAACACCGGGCCTTCGAGTACGAAGCGATTGCCCGCGCGATCACGTCCGAGGAATTCCTGGAAGCGATGGACTGGGCCGAGCAGGCGGGGTTGACCAACCTGGATGAGCGCTCGCTGGCGCAGGCCGCATTGCACCGGCGCCGACGGATTTGA